A part of Drosophila ananassae strain 14024-0371.13 chromosome 2R, ASM1763931v2, whole genome shotgun sequence genomic DNA contains:
- the LOC116655834 gene encoding uncharacterized protein LOC116655834 yields the protein MLYCQLVTFLAIFDYCAFSLFTESPLDLPPGLNENEKNEFIRCVKKEEKQGPVDPPGACKSQCFLQATGSIGNDKINMRKIWEKAGAIDKLILPGVFRQNKEYKKKEKEFLKALEADCSSLKGTGRCELGKKVEDCFSKKVIVFKTLKKFETN from the exons ATGTTATATTGTCAATTAGTGACTTTCTTGGCAATATTCGATTATTGCGCATTCTCATTATTCACCGAGAGCCCTTTGGATCTACCTCCAGGGTTGAATGAa aatgaaaaaaatgaattcaTTCGATGCGtcaaaaaggaagaaaaacaaGGTCCCGTCGATCCTCCAGGGGCGTGCAAGAGTCAATGTTTCTTGCAAGCTACGGGTTCGATTGGCAATGATAAGATCAATATGAGAAAGATTTGGGAAAAAGCTGGGGCTATAGATAAGCTTATTCTACCTGGCGTTTTTAGGCAGAAtaaagaatacaaaaaaaaagaaaaggagtTCTTAAAAGCTTTAGAGGCCGATTGCTCCTCACTCAAGGGCACTGGAAGGTGCGAATTGGGCAAAAAGGTAGAAGATTGTTTTAGTAAAAAGGTCATTGTCTTTAAGACacttaaaaaatttgaaacaaattaa
- the LOC6502790 gene encoding uncharacterized protein LOC6502790 — protein MLYLVILIIISVVFCADEKIDPDDLMDDYDIFDDDENYHIESDKKQKIYENCIHKNLGITFDEAVLNGTVSDCFDHCFMIADGYIVNDKINPKRILQKLPDDPDLFKEIEAECHTIRTTKKCELGSRLVKCYVKIDNDGEEMQCPRPQVITNNFELNENLEDIY, from the exons ATGCTTTACTTGgtgattttaataattatttcagttGTCTTTTGTGCTGATGAAAAAATCGATCCTGACGACTTAATGGATGACTATGATATATTCGATGATGATGAAAACTATCATATTGAATCG gataaaaaacaaaagatatATGAAAATTGCATTCACAAGAATCTGGGGATTACTTTCGATGAGGCTGTATTGAATGGTACTGTATCCGATTGTTTCGATCATTGTTTCATGATAGCTGATGGCTATATTGTCAATGACAAGATAAACCCTAAAAGAATTCTTCAAAAGTTGCCCGACGATCCCGATTTATTCAAGGAAATCGAAGCCGAATGCCACACCATCAGGACCACGAAAAAATGTGAATTGGGGAGCCGACTGGTGAAGTGTTATGTTAAAATCGATAACGATGGCGAAGAGATGCAGTGCCCCAGACCACAAGTCATAACCaataattttgaattaaatgaaaatttagaAGATATTTACTAA